The following proteins are co-located in the Pyricularia oryzae 70-15 chromosome 1, whole genome shotgun sequence genome:
- a CDS encoding glucooligosaccharide oxidase translates to MHRVTKAVVLAALTVCTALASPLSKIALLDDCLSAAEVPVDAPGSTDWLLDSMTFNLRLNYTPAAIATPTTIPQTQAAVSCAASAGLKANAKSGGHSYASFGTGGEDGHLVIQLDRMNNVSLDVDNGIATVQGGARLGRVASELYKQGKRAISHGTCPGVGVGGHALHGGYGMSSHMKGLMLDWLVGATVVLANSSVVECSSVENTDLFWAIRGAGSSMGVVAEMRFETFEAPDEVTYFIAQVPWKNTTAVDGFRALQEFAAEQMPAELNMRLFITRQFANLEGMYWGNKTVLQQTLAPLVTATGAKLQYSQTDNWLGQLTHFGNGLNLDQSRPYKMAETFYSSSLYTHALESTQIQAFVDYWFNKGKATRRDWYVQVDLHGGKNSAVSRPEADSAAYAHRNHLLLFLFYDRVDTKGVYPSDGFAFINEFVGDLTKTIGEDDGETWGRYPNYPDSRLSPESAQRGYWGSHLQRLREIKTAVDPGDMFHYPQGVPPAV, encoded by the exons ATGCATAGAGTCACGAAAGCCGTCGTGTTGGCAGCCCTGACGGTGTGCACGGCCCTGGCCTCGCCGTTATCCAAGATCGCACTGCTGGACGATTGCCTCTCCGCCGCCGAGGTGCCTGTCGACGCTCCCGGCTCCACCGACTGGCTCCTAGACAGCATGACCTTCAACCTGCGGCTCAACTACACGCCCGCCGCCATTGCAACGCCCACCACGATCCCGCAGACCCAGGCCGCCGTGTCGTGCGCCGCCAGCGCAGGCCTCAAGGCCAACGCCAAGTCTGGCGGGCACAGCTACGCCTCGTTTGGCACCGGGGGCGAGGATGGCCACCTCGTGATCCAGCTCGACCGCATGAACAACGTGTCTCTTGACGTCGACAACGGCATCGCCACCGTGCAGGGCGGCGCTCGGCTCGGCAGGGTCGCCAGCGAGCTGTACAAGCAGGGCAAGCGCGCCATCAGCCACGGTACATGCCCAGGCGTCGGAGTGGGCGGGCACGCGCTCCACGGTGGGTACGGCATGTCGTCGCACATGAAGGGCCTGATGCTGGACTGGCTCGTCGGGGCGACCGTGGTGCTGGCCAACTCGAGCGTGGTCGAGTGTTCGTCCGTCGAAAACACAGACCTGTTCTGGGCCATCCGCGGCGCCGGGTCGTCCatgggcgtcgtggccgagaTGCGCTTCGAGACGTTTGAGGCGCCCGACGAGGTCACCTACTTCATCGCGCAGGTACCTTGGAAGAACACGACGGCCGTGGATGGGTTCAGGGCGCTGCAGGAATTTGCGGCCGAGCAGATGCCGGCAGAGTTGAACATGCGCCTGTTCATCACGAGGCAGTTTGCGAACCTCGAGGGCATGTACTGGGGAAACAAGACGGTGTTGCAACAGACGCTGGCTCCGTTGGTGACAGCTACCGGGGCTAAGCTGCAGTATTCCCAGACGGACAACTGGCTGGGGCAGCTGACGCATTTCGGGAACGGGTTGAACCTGGACCAGTCCAGGCCTTATAAAATG GCTGAGACTTTTTACTCATCCAGCCTATACACCCACGCACTCGAATCGACCCAGATTCAGGCCTTTGTCGACTACTGGTTCAACAAAGGAAAGGCGACACGCCGCGACTGGTACGTACAAGTGGACCTGCACGGCGGCAAGAACTCGGCCGTGTCGAGACCTGAAGCCGACTCGGCAGCTTATGCGCACCGCAACCACCTGCTATTGTTTCTATTCTACGATCGTGTGGATACCAAGGGGGTCTATCCGTCCGACGGATTCGCCTTTATCAACGAGTTCGTCGGCGATCTGACCAAGACCATCGGAGAGGACGACGGCGAGACTTGGGGTCGGTATCCCAACTATCCAGACTCGAGGCTGAGCCCTGAGAGCGCGCAAAGGGGGTACTGGGGAAGCCACCTGCAGCGGCTCCGCGAGATCAAGACTGCAGTTGATCCGGGCGACATGTTCCATTATCCTCAAGGTGTGCCTCCCGCGGTTTAG